Proteins co-encoded in one Euleptes europaea isolate rEulEur1 chromosome 1, rEulEur1.hap1, whole genome shotgun sequence genomic window:
- the KCTD2 gene encoding BTB/POZ domain-containing protein KCTD2, whose product MAELAAGEGPPRGRTPSPLPLTGPPSPRPAGAPAGPPRSPEPSAPDKAVPGGSKWVRLNVGGTYFVSTRQTLCREPKSFLCRLCCQEGPELGSDKDETGAYLIDRDPTYFGPILNYLRHGKLIINKELAEEGVLEEAEFYNIASLVRLVKERIRDNESRTSQGPVKHVYRVLQCQEEELTQMVSTMSDGWKFEQLISIGSSYNYGNEDQAEFLCVVSRELNNSTNGIVIEPSEKAKILQERGSRM is encoded by the exons ATGGCGGAGCTGGCGGCCGGGGAGGGGCCGCCGCGGGGCCGCACTCCGAGCCCGCTCCCGCTGACCGGGCCGCCCAGCCCTCGCCCGGCTGGGGCTCCCGCCGGCCCGCCGCGCAGCCCGGAGCCGTCGGCGCCCGACAAAGCCGTCCCGGGAGGCTCGAAGTGGGTCCGGCTCAACGTGGGGGGCACCTACTTCGTGAGCACCCGCCAGACGCTCTGCCGCGAGCCCAAGTCTTTCCTCTGCCGGCTTTGCTGCCAGGAGGGGCCCGAACTGGGCTCCGACAAG GATGAGACGGGAGCATATCTCATTGATAGGGATCCCACGTATTTCGGTCCGATCCTGAACTACCTCCGACATGGAAAACTCATAATAAATAAGGAGCTAGCAGAAGAAG GTGTGCTGGAGGAAGCTGAATTTTACAACATTGCATCTCTAGTACGACTTGTGAAGGAACGAATACGGGACAATGAAAGCAGAACTTCTCAA GGACCTGTCAAGCATGTGTACAGAGTCCTGCAGTGTCAAGAGGAAGAGCTCACCCAGATGGTGTCTACTATGTCTGATGGCTGGAAATTTGAACAG CTGATCAGTATTGGCTCTTCCTACAACTATGGAAACGAGGACCAAGCAGAATTTCTCTGTGTTGTATCCCGAGAGCTCAATAACTCTACCAATGGCATTGTCATAGAGCCTAGTGAGAAAGCAAAG ATTCTTCAGGAGCGAGGATCCCGGATGTAA
- the ATP5PD gene encoding ATP synthase subunit d, mitochondrial gives MASRRAALKAIDWVAFAERVPPNQKPMFNALKTRSDTLSAKLASLPESPPAIDWAAYKTAIAKAGMVDEFEKKYKALKVPQPVDNQTAKIQSQEQEANKSAASYIEASKARIVQYEKELQKFKNMIPFDQMTIEDYNEAFPETKLDKEKYPYWPYKPIADL, from the exons ATGGCCAGCCGCAGAGCTGCTTTGAAAGCAATAGACTGGGTGGCTTTTGCTGAGCGAGTGCCTCCCAATCAGAAACCCATGTTCAATGCCCTGAAAACACGCAGTGATACACTCTCAGCCAA GCTTGCTTCTTTGCCAGAATCTCCCCCAGCCATTGACTGGGCTGCTTACAAAACTGCGATCGCTAAAGCTGGCATGGTGGATGAATTTGAGAAGAAG TATAAGGCATTGAAGGTTCCTCAGCCTGTGGATAATCAGACGGCTAAGATACAAAGCCAAGAACAAGAGGCT AACAAGAGTGCGGCTTCCTATATAGAAGCCTCAAAAGCCCGTATTGTCCAGTACGAGAAGGAG ctTCAAAAGTTTAAAAACATGATTCCTTTTGACCAGATGACAATTGAGGATTACAACGAGGCATTTCCTGAAACTAAACTGGATAAAGAAAAATATCCATATTGGCCATACAAGCCTATTGCGGACTTGTGA